The DNA segment CTGCAGTCGTATTGGTTGCCTATTCATGTGTCGGTGGTGAGCCTCGGCTCCGGTGTGTTCCTTGTCGCCGGAGTGGCAAGCATTCTGTTCCTGGCCAAGACGTCGACTCATGGTGAGCTGCGGGGCGACGGGGGGAACGGGTACGTCGCGGGCATCATGTCCAGGTTGCCCGATGCACAAGTTCTGGACAGGATCGCCTACCGCACCACGATCTTTGCGTTCCCGACTTTCGGGTTTGGCGTCATCTTCGGCGCGATCTGGGCCGAGGAGACGTGGGGACGCTTCTGGGGTTGGGACCCCAAGGAGACGGTGTCGTTCATCGCATGGGTTGCCTACGCGGCCTACTTGCATGCCCGCTCCACCGCGGGGTGGCGTGACAGGAAGGCTGCTTGGATCAACGTGGCCGGCTTCGTGGCGATGGTCTTCAACCTGTTTTTCATCAATCTGGTGATTGCTGGGTTGCACTCCTACGCCGGGGTGGGCTGACGTCGAGGCCAGAGGGTGCGGACGTACTCGGCACACCAGTTTCGTCTGGCCGCGTCATGACCGCGGCTGAACTCATGACTCCCGTGGTGTCGTCTCGACGACCATGCTGACCTCCGCCCCGCCCCGGACGGCGCCGCGTACCGATTCCGGGCGCCCCGCCCCTGCCTTGACGGGCACTGGGGCTCCCGGGTTCTACCGCCACGACCTCGACGGCCTGCGCGGCATCGCCATCGCGCTGGTCGCGGTGTTCCACGTGTGGTTCGGCCGGGTCTCCGGTGGCGTCGACGTGTTCCTCGCGTTGTCCGGCTTCTTCTTCGGCGGCCGGCTGCTGCGCGCCGCCCTGACGTCGACCGCCTCCCTGGCACCCGTGCCCGAGGTCAGGCGTCTGGTCCGGCGCCTGCTTCCCGCGCTGGTGGTGGTCCTCGCGGCCTCCGCGGGGTTGACGATCCTCGTTCAGCCCGAGACCCGGTGGGAGACGTTCGCCGATCAGAGCCTCGCGAGCCTCGGCTATTACCAGAACTGGGAACTGTCGAGCACGGCAGCGAACTACCTGCGCGCGAGCGAGGCGGTCAGCCCGCTGCAGCACATTTGGTCGATGTCGGTGCAGGGGCAGTTCTACCTCGCATTCCTGCTGCTGGTATTCGGCATCGGCTTCCTGCTGCGCCGCCTACTCGTGGGCAGGCACCTGCGGGTCCTTCTGATCGTCCTGCTATCGGCGCTCACCATCGCCTCATTCGTGTACGCGATCGGTGCGCACCAGGCCGACCAGACCACTGCCTACTACAACAGCTTCGCCCGGGCCTGGGAGTTATTGCTCGGGGCGCTGGCGGGGGCGTTGGTGCAGCACGTCCGGTGGCCGATGTGGCTGCGGACCCTCGTCTCGGTGCTCGCACTGGCCGCGATCCTGTCGTGTGGCGCGTTCATCGACGGCGTCGCGGAGTTCCCCGGACCGTGGGCGCTGGTCCCGGTCGGGGCGACCATCCTGCTCATCCTGAGCGCCGCCAACCGTGCCGCCGACCCGCACCTCGCCCGCGCCGACGGCCGGATGCCCCTGCCGAACCGCCTCCTGGCCACCAAGCCGTTCGTCTCCCTCGGCGCGATGGCCTACTCGCTGTACCTGTGGCACTGGCCGCTGCTGATCTTCTGGCTCGCCTACAGCGGACATGCACAGGCCAACCTGGCCGAGGGCGCGGGCGTCCTGCTGGTCTCCGGGGTGCTGGCCTGGCTGACGACCCGCTACATCGAGGTGCCGCTGCGGCTGCGTGCGACCAGCTCGGCCAAAAAGGCGAAGGCCGCCGTACCGCTGCGCACGCGCCTGCTTAGGCCCACCATCGTGTTGGGCTCGGTGGTGACGCTGTTGGGCGTGGCGCTGACGGCGGCGTCGTTCACCTGGCGCGAGCACGTGGCGGTCCAGCGCGCCAACGGCGAGGAGCTGGCCGGGCTGTCGCCCCGCGACTACCCCGGTGCACGCGCGCTGATCGACCACGCCAAGGTCCCCAAGCTGCCGATGCGGCCGACGGTCCTGGAGGCCAAGGACGACCTGCCGCAGAGCACCGCCGACAGCTGCATCAGCGACTTCGCGGACCCGAGTCTGCGCGAGTGCGCTTTTGGTTCCAAAACCGCGACCCGCACCATCGCGGTGGCGGGCGGCTCGCACGCCGAGCACTGGATCACTGCGCTGGACCTGCTCGGCCGGCTGTACGGCTTCAAGGTCGTGACCTATCTCAAGATGGGCTGCCCCCTATCAGGAGAGCGAGCGCCCCGTATTCCGGGGTCGGGAGAGCCGTACCCGCAGTGCTTTGATTGGGTTCAAGCCGCCATGCGCGAGATCGTCGCCGACCGACCAGATTTCGTGTTCACCACCGTGACACGACCACGGGATACGCAACCCGGCGACGTCATGCCAGATGTGTACCTGCCGATCTGGCAGGCGTTCGCAGAAAGCGGTGTGAAGGTGCTTGGCATTCGCGATACACCGTGGCTGGTCCGCAACGGCGAACCTTTCTTCCCTCGCGACTGTCTGGCCGACGGCGGCGACGCGACGACGTGTGGCATGCCACGAGCGCTCGTCCTCGACGACGTCAATCCCGCTGCAGATCTCACGAATCGTTTCCCGCTGATGAAAGTGATCGACATGAGTAGTGCGATGTGTCGCGACGATTATTGCCGAGCCGCCGAAGGGAACATCCTGATCTACCGAGATTCTCACCACTTGACGGCGACGTACGTGCGGTCCATGGCGCCAGAACTCGGGCGCAGGATTGGTGCTTTGACGGGATGGTGGCCCTAGCTGGGCCGTGATGCGCGCACCATGGGCGTTCTGCTTGAGGCTGTTAGAGCTTGCTCGGTTGCCATCGTTTCTCCAGAGCGGATTCACGTAGTCCATCGCCACCACATTCCAACCATCGCGACGCCACCAACAAGTACTATCTAGGTACGTAGATAATGCGGCGGCGAGCAGAGTCCCCTCAGGGTGCGTTGCTGCGGCTACACAAGACGAGAGGGAGGAGGAGGCCTCGCCGTTTGGCAGGCCCAAAGTTGGGCATGGCATACAAAAGTGAGCCACGGGGCAGAGCGCAAGCAACACGGCGTGCCGCTGGTAACGGCGAGATCGCCGCTGCCCTCGTGCAGTGGGCCGTGTCTCGGGGGTGGACCGCTCGGACCAGTCCCGATGGGTGCTGGCACTTCTACGACCCCGATGGTGAGTACGTGGCGTACTGGCCATCGAAAGCATCCTCAGGCCCCGGTCACCGTTGGTAGACAGTGCGGCTCACCCGTTCCCCGGCAGCGCCTTGCAACGCCGGCAGGATTATTCGTGTAGCCAATGCGTGCGGGTGCGCTGGCGGCCTTGCAGCCAAATGGCGCCGTCGATATCCAATGCGGCGATCCGAGTGAGGCGCGGGCACCTTCGCGCCACATTGGTTGCGGGGCAACGGCTCTCGGGTAGGTCAGTCCGTCTACACGGGTTTCTCGCCGAGCCGTTGGCGGCACGCAGACGTTCTGCCACACGGCGGTTCCCCTGGGGGGCGTCGGAGAGGGTCTCTCGGCGGCGCCGGCGCTCGCCTTGGAATCTGTCGGGTCGCATGCGTGTCGTCGACGTCGGCGGATGCCGCCGACGCGCGGGTTCGCGCAAATTGGTGTTGACGAGTCATATGCACACATGCGTATTATTGCATGTATGGCAGATCGCAACGGCGAGAAGGTAGGTCGCCTCGGCGCGGACGGGGCGCCCACACATAGGACCCTGGCACTCGACCTGACAGACCTGCTTCCCGACAGCGACGAGCGCTGCGCTGACCGCCTGACGCGCGGCCTGGTGGATGACGGGATCATCGAACAGGCCCACGTTATCGATGGCGACACGCCCAAACCCCGCCTGTGCGTGCACTACGACGCCGAGGCTGCGTCCGCGACAGAAGTGCAGCGGCGGGCTCTGGAGGCGGCCGACACGATTACGTCGATGTATGGGCACCTGCGGTGGTTGACCACAGGCACTCATGACGATATGGCGATGCGCACTGCGCTCGTCGACACGCTGTCGACGATTCCCGGCGTCGTCGCCGCAGCCGCGACACCAGATTCAGTCGAGCTGGAGTTCGAGCGGACGACGGTGACCGCCCAGGAACTCGTAGACGTGATCGCCGCGCAGATGGCGCCGTCGGGGAGCGCCGCGGACGCGGAAGCAGCCGTCGCGCACGACGGAGACGGCGCCGACCATCAACACGGTCACGGCGGGATCTCCGGCGAACGCACCGAACTGGTCTTTGCGGGACTGGCGGGCGCGCTCCTACTCACGGGCTGGTTATTGGCCGCCTTCGCCGATACGCCACGGTCGGCCGAGGTGGTGGTCTACGGCCTGGCGTTCTTCTTCGGCGCGTTCTTCACCGTGCAGGAAGCCTTCGCCAGTGTGCGGCAGGGCCGGTTCGAGATCGACTTCCTCATGCTCGTCTCCGCTGCGGGTGCGGCGGCGCTCGGCGAAGTCGCCGAAGGTGCGCTCCTGCTGTTCCTCTTCAGCGTCGGACACGCACTCGAGGGCTATGCGATGGGCCGGGCTCGCCGGGCGATCGAAGCGCTCGCCGAACTCGCCCCCAAGACGGCGCTGGTGCGACGCGGCGGCACCGGCGACACCGTCGAAGTGTCCGTCGCGGACCTGCGCATTGGGGACATCGTCGTCGTGCGCCCCAACATGCGTCTGGCCGCAGACGGCTTCGTCGTGGCAGGCAGCAGCAGCATCGATCAAGCCCCGGTGACCGGGGAAAGCGTCCCCGTCGACAAGATCCCGGTCCCGGACGTGGCGGCAGCTGCGGCGTCACCCGAGCTCATCGACGCGGCATCGCGAGTGTTCGCCGGCACCATCAACGGCGCCGGCGCCATCGAGATTCAGGTGACCCGGCTCGCCAGTGACTCCACCCTGGCCCGGGTGGTGCGTCTGGTGGCCGAGGCGCAAACCAAGACCACCTCCACGCAGCGCTTTACCGACCGCTTCCAGCGGATCTTCGTGCCCGTGGTCCTGGTCGGTGTGGTCCTGCTGCTCTTCGCCGGGTTCGTGGTCGACGAGCCGTTCACTGACACGGTGTACCGGGCGCTTGCCGTCCTGGTGGCGGCCAGCCCGTGTGCGCTGGCGATCGCCACGCCCAGCGCGGTGTTGTCGGCGGTAGCGCGGGCGGCGCGGGCCGGCATCCTGATGAAGGGCGGTGCCGCGTTGGAGGAACTTGGCCGGGTCAACGTGCTGGCCTTCGACAAGACCGGCACCCTCACCGAGGGGCGGCCCCGGATCGCCGATGTCTGCGCCACCGCAGACAGCGACGACGCCGAACTGCTGCGGATCGCCGTTGCCGTTGAGGAGCAAAGCGACCATCCGCTCGCCCGAGCCATAGTCCGCGACGGCCGCGAGCGTCTCGCCGGGGCGGTGACACCCCGCGCGACCGACGTCCGTGCCGTGATCGGCCGCGGCATCGTCGCGTCCGTCGAGGGGGTCGAGGTCTGCATCGGCAAGACCGAGTTGTTCACCGACGCCGCTCAGCCCCCGCCGGCTGAGCTGGCGGCCGAGGTGAATCGTCTCGAACAGGCGGGCCGCACGACGATGCTCGTCCGCGCGGGCGACCGCTGGTTGGGCGCGATCGGATTGATGGACCTTCCTCGGCCGGAGGCGTCGGCGGTCATCGCGCGTCTTGCCGCACTCGGCGTGAAGAACACCGTGATGCTGTCGGGGGACAACCAGCGGGTGGCCGACGCCGTCGCCGCCGAAGTCGGTGTCGCCCACGCCCGCGGCGATCTGATGCCCGAGGACAAAGTGGCCCAGATCGCCGCCCTGCGGGAACGCCACGGCCGCGTCGGGATGGTCGGCGACGGCGTCAACGACGCGCCCGCCATGGCCGGCGCGAGCGTGGGTATCGCAATGGGAGCGGCGGGCTCCGACGTGGCGTTGGAGACCGCTGATGTTGCACTGATGGCCGACGACCTGCGCGCGTTGCCATTTGCAATCAGCCTGAGCCGCCGCTCCTCGCGCGTCATCAAGCAGAACCTGTGGGCAAGTCTCGGAATCGTCGCGGTCCTCATTCCCGCGACGATCTTCGGCCTGGGCATCGGTCCCGCCGTGCTCATCCACGAAGGCTCGACGCTCATCGTCGTCGCCAATGCGTTGCGCCTCCTCGGGATGCCTATGCAGTCGGTCACCCCAGCAGCGCCGCGCGTTGAGCGTGCAGAAGAGACGCCATGACGATCGACTTATCCAGTGCCGCAGATGAATTCGAGCATGCCGACGTCGACACGGTGGTCATCTTCGTGGACATCGCTGGGTTCACTGCGTTCACCGAAACCCACGGTGATCATCGCGCTGCCGAACTGGCAGATCGGTTCGCCACCACAGCCGCCAGGGTCCTCGGGCCCGGCGACGACATGATCAAGACCCTCGGCGATGCCGTGATGATCACCAGTTCGGACCCCACCGCGGCGCTGGCCTTCCTCCGGCGACTCCACGACGAGACCAGTCGCATCGACGGCTTTCCATTGTTGCGCGCCGGCATCTGTGCAGGGCCGGTGGTGAAGCGCCGCGGAGACGTCTTCGGGTCGACGGTCAACACTGCAGCCAGACTGGCCGCCGTCGCCAAGCCAGGCCAGATTGTTGGCAACGCCGAGGCCGCGGCCGCGCTTCGGGCAACAGACCTACTGGCGATGACGTCGTTGGGCCCGCTTCGGTTGCGGAACGTCGGTGCCCTGGTGGAAGCGTTCGCCCTCGACGTCGGAACCCGCCACCAGGAGCACGTCGATCCGATATGCCGAATGCACGTCACGACAGACGCCCAACCGTTGACAATCGCGCACGAGGAAGACACCTACCGGTTCTACTTCTGTTCGACGGCCTGTCTACGCCAATTCGCGCGTCGCGTCGGTGAAGTGCGCACGCCCTCTGGCAACGAGGACCCGCCGACCACGCAGTCGTTCGTCGGAGAGGTCGCGGCGCACTTCGGCGCGCTGGCGTCCCCGCCCCGCGCGCGGAATGCCGAGTCGACCTCACCTCCGGCAAACACCTCGTAGAGGCCGAAGATGACCTCGTGTCACGAATAGTGTTCGCCGACAGCGTTATTCGCGCCAGGGCCTAACCGGTCACCCGGTGGCAGGAAACGGACCCGCTGCTCATCGAAACCCATCGCCGAGGGACGGTGGTTCCTCGATAAGTCGCCGACATAGATCGTGTGTCGTGGCGTGAGCGCTCGTCATACTGGCGCCGCCGCGTTCGATGAAACCACCGACGGCCATGGGCGAGGACAGGCGTCAGCATCGTCTGTGCGGGATGGCGCTGCCAAGGACCTCTATGGGTACCGGGTTGCGTTCGCTGGGAAGCGCGTTGGTGATGTGGGTGACGATCGCGCTCCTGGTCTTGCGCGCGCGGTTTCGCGAAGGTGCCGAGCGGGGTGCGGCTTGTGACCGCTGGGCGTTTCTGGCTTCGACGTCAGATCTGCCAGTCCTGGGCTCCGTCATTTTCGTCGTAGATGCCGACAGAGTTCTTGACGACGACCGGGTCCCCGCTGCCGAAGTTGTCGTAGAACCACTGCGCATTGGCTGGACTCAAATTGGGGCACCCGTGGCTGACGTTGCGCTTGCCCTGATCGGCGACTGACCAGGGCGCGCCGTGAACGAAGATGCCGGCGTTGTTGATGCGCACCGCGTCTTTGACCTTGAGCTTGTACCCCTCGGCTGCGTCGATCGGCACACCGTAGGTGGAGGAGTCCATCACCATGTCGGCGAACTTCTCGAGCACGTAGTAGGTGCCGTTGGGTGTGTCGTATCCCGGCTTTCCTAAGGACACAGGCATGGTCTTCTCCAGTGTGCCGTTGCGCATGACCTCCATTTGGAGGGTGGCGTTGTCGATGGTCGCCACCAACGAGTCGCCGGTGCGGAAGCTCGATTTCGTGCCGCTGGCATCGATGCTGACCGTGGTGTTGGCAGGCCAGAAGTCGAGGGGCCGCCATCTGAGTTGGGTCGCGCTCATCCAGTAGAACTTCCCGGGGACCGCGGGGGTGGAGGAGATATGGACGGCTTGTTCAGCCAGCGTGCGGTCGGCGATGGGCCGTTGAAAATTGATGACGATGGGTTTGGCGACACCGACCGTCGAGCCGTTCGTCGGATTGAACGTGGGGGGAGCGAAGACCGGTGGGCCGAGGTAGGGCGCCGCGTTCTGGCCGGCTGGTGTGTCTTCGGTAGCCGTCGGCGATGGGCCGGGAAAAGTGCCGGATACCGGAGGGGGGAAGGGATTCGGCACTGCCGAGTCGGGGACCGTAAGGGGGTCACCGGGTGCGGGCACGGGTATCTGTGGCTCGGCGGAGGCCGACGGCGCGGTCAGCACGGTCACAGCCGCTAGAGCGGCCGTCATCATGGCCAAGATTTGCCTGGCTGGCGAGCACCGCATACGGGCCTCTCCGTTCCACTGGTCGCCGACCAATGCTCGCGGCGGCTGACGACGATTTGTTGCTACGTAGTTTGATAGTAGATGATGTGGCGTCGTCGGGTGCCGCAGTGTGGCTGCGGACCTGCGTCGTCGATGAGTGAATTCGGAAACGGTGGATGCGGAGGGTGTCGGACTTCGTGGATGGTGTCACCGCGATCGCTACGTCTGGACACGTCCTTCTCGCGGTGTTCGTGTCGGCGTTGGCTGGGTTGGTGTCGTTCGCGTCGCCTTGCGTCGTACCTCTCGTACCCGGGTACCTGTCTTATCTGGCCGCGGTGGTTGGCGTCGATGATGACCGGGCGCGTGCCCAGCCGCTGGGCAGGGCACGTCTGCGGGTGGCAGGGGCCGCCGGGTTGTTCGTTGTCGGGTTCACGGCGGTGTTCCTGATGGGAACCGTCGCGATTCTGGGTCTGACGACGACGATTATCACCAATGGGGTGCTGTTGCAGCGCATCGGCGGAGTGGTCACGATCGTGATGGGTCTGGTGTTCATGGGTTTCTTCCCTGCGCTGCAACGCGACGCGCGGTTTACGCCCACGTCGTTGTCCACGCTGTGGGGTGCGCCGCTCCTGGGGGCGGTGTTCGGGCTGGGCTGGACCCCGTGTTTGGGCCCGACGCTGACGGGTGTCATCGCTGTGGCATCTGCCACCGAGGGGCCCAACGTCGTGCGCGGCATCGTGCTCGTCGTCGCCTACTGTGTGGGTCTGGGCGCTCCGTTCGTGCTGTTCGCGCTGGCATCCGGACGGGCAATGAGGGCACTGGGCTGGCTGCGTCGAAACGCTCGGCGAATTCAGGTCTTCGGCGGCGTGCTCCTCGTCGCGGTCGGCATCGCCCTGCTGACCGGACTGTGGAACGAGGTGGTGTCGTGGGTGCGCGATGCGTTCGTCAGCAACACCACACTTCCGATATGACGCAGTCGCTTTCGGGCCCTCCGCGCCGTCGCTCGGGACTCCTGTGCTGATCGTGAAGCGCCGAGGCGGTCATGGCGAATCGACGGCGGGATCGGAATGGGGACGGTGATGGCCACGTCTGCTGCCCCCCGACGCTGGGTGGTGCGAGCTGTGTTGCTCGGGGTTGCACTGCTAGCGGGCGTTACCGCTGCCGCGATCGGCGCCCTGGCACTGCCTGAGGCGCTGGCGGTGACCGGGCTGAGCGATCCCGGGCCGGTCACCACCTACGGGCTGTCCTTCTTGCGCGCCGCTGGAGAGATCGCTGCGATGGTGGCGGTCGGACACTTCCTGTTCGCGGCGTTCCTCGTTCCGCCGCAGGCAAGTGGAGTGCTCGACGTCGACGGGTACCGGGCGCTTCGGGTCGGCGCTGCCGCTTGCGCGATCTGGGCGATGTGCGCTGCGCTGTTGGTGGCGCTGACGATCTCCGACGTGTCGGGGGTGCCGTTGACTGAGCTCACACCGCTGGACATATGGTCGGCGGCCGACCTCGTCGAGACCACCGCGGCGTGGCGCACCACCTCGATTCTGGCCGCGGTCGTCGCGGTAGCGAGCCTGCCGGTGCTGCGGTGGTCGTGGACGCCTGCCCTACTGGCGGGCGCCCTGGCGACGTTGATGCCGCTGGCCGTGACGGGGCACTCCTCGTCGGGCGGCTCACACGACATCGCGACCAACAGCCTGATCATTCACCTGGTTGCTGGGTCATTGTGGGCCGGCGGATTGCTGGCGCTGCTTGGGCACGCGCTGCGCGGCGGCAGCCACACCGACATCGCCGCCCGCCGTTTCTCGGGTCTGGCGCTGTGGTGCTTCGCGGCGATGGCCGTAAGTGGATTTGTCAACGCGGCGGTCCGGATCGACGTGTCGACCATCTTCGACAGCACCTACGGGCTCCTCGTCGTGGGGAAGGTGACAGTGCTGGGCGGCCTCGGTGTGATCGGCTGGCGACAGCGGCGGTCGTCGATCGTTGCGCTGCAGCGTGATCCGACGTCGCGCCGACCGCTGCTGCGGCTCGCACTCACAGAAGCCGCCCTGTTTGGCGTCGCAGTCGGCCTGGCGGTCGGGCTCGGTCGCACGCCACCGCCGCCCGCGACGCGCGAACCCGTTCCGGCCGAGGCTGCGCTCGGCTTCGACCTCACCGAGGCGCCGACGATCGCGCGGGTGTTGGTCGAATGGCGGTTCGACCTGATCTTCGGCACGGCGGCGGTCGTCATGGCCGGCGTCTACCTTGCTGCGGTGTATCGGCTGGCTCGCCGCGGTGCCCCGTGGTCGACGCGGCGCACCGTATCGTGGCTGATCGGCTGCGTCGTTTTGTTGTTCGCCACTTCGTCAGGACTCGGCATGTACATGGCGGCGATGTTCAGCATGCACGCCGTCGCTCAATTGGTGCTCACGATAGTGGTGCCGGTGTTGCTCGTGCAGGGCGCACCGGTGACCCTCGCGCTGAGGGCCTTGCGGGCAGCCGAACCCAATGCGGTGCCGGGGCCACGCGAATGGCTTGTCAGCGCGCTGAATTCGTCACTGC comes from the Mycolicibacterium rufum genome and includes:
- a CDS encoding cytochrome c oxidase assembly protein — protein: MATSAAPRRWVVRAVLLGVALLAGVTAAAIGALALPEALAVTGLSDPGPVTTYGLSFLRAAGEIAAMVAVGHFLFAAFLVPPQASGVLDVDGYRALRVGAAACAIWAMCAALLVALTISDVSGVPLTELTPLDIWSAADLVETTAAWRTTSILAAVVAVASLPVLRWSWTPALLAGALATLMPLAVTGHSSSGGSHDIATNSLIIHLVAGSLWAGGLLALLGHALRGGSHTDIAARRFSGLALWCFAAMAVSGFVNAAVRIDVSTIFDSTYGLLVVGKVTVLGGLGVIGWRQRRSSIVALQRDPTSRRPLLRLALTEAALFGVAVGLAVGLGRTPPPPATREPVPAEAALGFDLTEAPTIARVLVEWRFDLIFGTAAVVMAGVYLAAVYRLARRGAPWSTRRTVSWLIGCVVLLFATSSGLGMYMAAMFSMHAVAQLVLTIVVPVLLVQGAPVTLALRALRAAEPNAVPGPREWLVSALNSSLLRFIAHPWTALTLLVVGVYGLCLEVVFDAAVSEHATHMLMIGYFLLSGALFFTAVGGVEPVVPRPMPKRGRIAMLFLALSQFIIAGVVVMNMREVLGGAFYGSLKLSWHANLLGDQRLGGQVIAAGGVVAMLAVLAVLILRRRRSTAIEQRTAAPSLGS
- a CDS encoding adenylate/guanylate cyclase domain-containing protein; the protein is MTIDLSSAADEFEHADVDTVVIFVDIAGFTAFTETHGDHRAAELADRFATTAARVLGPGDDMIKTLGDAVMITSSDPTAALAFLRRLHDETSRIDGFPLLRAGICAGPVVKRRGDVFGSTVNTAARLAAVAKPGQIVGNAEAAAALRATDLLAMTSLGPLRLRNVGALVEAFALDVGTRHQEHVDPICRMHVTTDAQPLTIAHEEDTYRFYFCSTACLRQFARRVGEVRTPSGNEDPPTTQSFVGEVAAHFGALASPPRARNAESTSPPANTS
- a CDS encoding heavy metal translocating P-type ATPase produces the protein MRIIACMADRNGEKVGRLGADGAPTHRTLALDLTDLLPDSDERCADRLTRGLVDDGIIEQAHVIDGDTPKPRLCVHYDAEAASATEVQRRALEAADTITSMYGHLRWLTTGTHDDMAMRTALVDTLSTIPGVVAAAATPDSVELEFERTTVTAQELVDVIAAQMAPSGSAADAEAAVAHDGDGADHQHGHGGISGERTELVFAGLAGALLLTGWLLAAFADTPRSAEVVVYGLAFFFGAFFTVQEAFASVRQGRFEIDFLMLVSAAGAAALGEVAEGALLLFLFSVGHALEGYAMGRARRAIEALAELAPKTALVRRGGTGDTVEVSVADLRIGDIVVVRPNMRLAADGFVVAGSSSIDQAPVTGESVPVDKIPVPDVAAAAASPELIDAASRVFAGTINGAGAIEIQVTRLASDSTLARVVRLVAEAQTKTTSTQRFTDRFQRIFVPVVLVGVVLLLFAGFVVDEPFTDTVYRALAVLVAASPCALAIATPSAVLSAVARAARAGILMKGGAALEELGRVNVLAFDKTGTLTEGRPRIADVCATADSDDAELLRIAVAVEEQSDHPLARAIVRDGRERLAGAVTPRATDVRAVIGRGIVASVEGVEVCIGKTELFTDAAQPPPAELAAEVNRLEQAGRTTMLVRAGDRWLGAIGLMDLPRPEASAVIARLAALGVKNTVMLSGDNQRVADAVAAEVGVAHARGDLMPEDKVAQIAALRERHGRVGMVGDGVNDAPAMAGASVGIAMGAAGSDVALETADVALMADDLRALPFAISLSRRSSRVIKQNLWASLGIVAVLIPATIFGLGIGPAVLIHEGSTLIVVANALRLLGMPMQSVTPAAPRVERAEETP
- a CDS encoding cytochrome c biogenesis CcdA family protein — encoded protein: MDGVTAIATSGHVLLAVFVSALAGLVSFASPCVVPLVPGYLSYLAAVVGVDDDRARAQPLGRARLRVAGAAGLFVVGFTAVFLMGTVAILGLTTTIITNGVLLQRIGGVVTIVMGLVFMGFFPALQRDARFTPTSLSTLWGAPLLGAVFGLGWTPCLGPTLTGVIAVASATEGPNVVRGIVLVVAYCVGLGAPFVLFALASGRAMRALGWLRRNARRIQVFGGVLLVAVGIALLTGLWNEVVSWVRDAFVSNTTLPI
- a CDS encoding acyltransferase family protein, encoding MLTSAPPRTAPRTDSGRPAPALTGTGAPGFYRHDLDGLRGIAIALVAVFHVWFGRVSGGVDVFLALSGFFFGGRLLRAALTSTASLAPVPEVRRLVRRLLPALVVVLAASAGLTILVQPETRWETFADQSLASLGYYQNWELSSTAANYLRASEAVSPLQHIWSMSVQGQFYLAFLLLVFGIGFLLRRLLVGRHLRVLLIVLLSALTIASFVYAIGAHQADQTTAYYNSFARAWELLLGALAGALVQHVRWPMWLRTLVSVLALAAILSCGAFIDGVAEFPGPWALVPVGATILLILSAANRAADPHLARADGRMPLPNRLLATKPFVSLGAMAYSLYLWHWPLLIFWLAYSGHAQANLAEGAGVLLVSGVLAWLTTRYIEVPLRLRATSSAKKAKAAVPLRTRLLRPTIVLGSVVTLLGVALTAASFTWREHVAVQRANGEELAGLSPRDYPGARALIDHAKVPKLPMRPTVLEAKDDLPQSTADSCISDFADPSLRECAFGSKTATRTIAVAGGSHAEHWITALDLLGRLYGFKVVTYLKMGCPLSGERAPRIPGSGEPYPQCFDWVQAAMREIVADRPDFVFTTVTRPRDTQPGDVMPDVYLPIWQAFAESGVKVLGIRDTPWLVRNGEPFFPRDCLADGGDATTCGMPRALVLDDVNPAADLTNRFPLMKVIDMSSAMCRDDYCRAAEGNILIYRDSHHLTATYVRSMAPELGRRIGALTGWWP
- a CDS encoding L,D-transpeptidase gives rise to the protein MRCSPARQILAMMTAALAAVTVLTAPSASAEPQIPVPAPGDPLTVPDSAVPNPFPPPVSGTFPGPSPTATEDTPAGQNAAPYLGPPVFAPPTFNPTNGSTVGVAKPIVINFQRPIADRTLAEQAVHISSTPAVPGKFYWMSATQLRWRPLDFWPANTTVSIDASGTKSSFRTGDSLVATIDNATLQMEVMRNGTLEKTMPVSLGKPGYDTPNGTYYVLEKFADMVMDSSTYGVPIDAAEGYKLKVKDAVRINNAGIFVHGAPWSVADQGKRNVSHGCPNLSPANAQWFYDNFGSGDPVVVKNSVGIYDENDGAQDWQI